Proteins from a genomic interval of Euleptes europaea isolate rEulEur1 chromosome 18, rEulEur1.hap1, whole genome shotgun sequence:
- the LOC130490737 gene encoding olfactory receptor 10A7-like produces the protein MKGQQKQTISGIFLDPMKKIISPTNLTGVAEFVLLGLTNHPDLQVLLFIVFLLVYTVIMVGNMLIFFLILVDPSLQTPMYFFLKVLSFLDVCYSSVTLPKMLVNFLSEDKRISYIGCAGQMFFLLFLGASECFLLAAMAYDRYVAICKPLMYMAIMNEKVCLSLTVLSWFLGNLVSLVQTVWVFTLPFCGSKINYFFCDIPPLIKLSCIDTSSYETQAFTATFLVIFVPFSLILVSYILIISNILKMATVEGRQKAFSTCSSHLLVVTLYYGSGSLIYLKPKSIYSQDSNKVLALMYTTITPMLNPMIYSLRNKEISEAMKRMVNKAMNKKILFHGT, from the coding sequence ATGAAGGGTCAACAAAAACAAACTATTTCTGGTATCTTCTTGGATCCAATGAAGAAAATCATTTCACCAACCAACCTTACTGGAGTGGCTGAATTTGTCCTTTTGGGTTTAACCAATCACCCTGACCTGCAGGTGCTGTTGTTCATTGTATTTCTCTTGGTTTACACAGTCATAATGGTGGGCAATATGCTAATTTTCTTTTTGATTCTTGTTGACCCATCTCTTCAGACACCAATGTATTTCTTTCTCAAGGTCCTCTCCTTCTTGGATGTCTGCTATTCTTCAGTCAccctccccaaaatgctggtGAATTTCCTGTCTGAGGACAAGAGAATTTCCTATATTGGCTGTGCTGGCCAAATGTTCTTCCTGCTTTTCTTAGGGGCTTCAGAATGCTTCCTCTTGGCAGCTATGGCCTATGACCGCTATGTAGCCATATGCAAACCTCTGATGTACATGGCCATCATGAATGAGAAAGTTTGCCTTTCATTAACAGTCCTGTCATGGTTCTTGGGCAATTTGGTGTCTCTGGTTCAGACAGTTTGGGTTTTTACCTTGCCGTTCTGTGGATCAAAAATCAATTACTTTTTCTGTGATATTCCACCCCTCATTAAGCTTTCTTGCATTGACACTTCTTCATATGAGACGCAGGCCTTTACAGCAACATTCCTAGTCATTTTTGTCCCCTTTTCCCTCATCCTTGTGTCCTACATTCTGATCATTTCCAACATTCTGAAGATGGCAACAGTGGAAGGCCGTCAGAAAGCCTTCTCCACTTGCTCTTCACACCTCCTGGTGGTGACTTTGTACTACGGGAGTGGCAGCCTTATCTATCTAAAGCCCAAATCCATTTATTCACAGGACAGTAACAAAGTTTTGGCTTTGATGTACACTACCATAACACCCATGTTGAACCCAATGATCTACAGCCTAAGGAACAAAGAGATCAGTGAGGCAATGAAGAGGATGGTGAACAAGGCAATGAACAAAAAAATACTTTTCCATGGGACATAG
- the LOC130490738 gene encoding LOW QUALITY PROTEIN: olfactory receptor 1020-like (The sequence of the model RefSeq protein was modified relative to this genomic sequence to represent the inferred CDS: inserted 1 base in 1 codon) has translation MVGNILIVVLVVIDKKLHTPMYFFLGNLSCLETCNSSTVLPRMLLSFLTGDQTLSVAGCMTQFYLCASFVSSECCLFAMMSYDRYLAICKPLRYTTLMNGRLCFQLAAGSWVNGFMIMSVLLFLMLRLTFCGPNVIDHFFCDLTPLMKLACSDIHKMELANYITASLLTLPPFVLTITSYIFIIITIMKIPSTTGRKKAFSTCSSHLIAVTIFYGTIIIVYVLPKTATLRELNKVFSVFXHFSDSPC, from the exons ATGGTTGGAAACATCCTCATTGTTGTGTTAGTTGTGATTGATAAGAAGCTTCAcactcccatgtacttcttcttgGGGAACTTGTCCTGCTTGGAGACCTGCAACAGCTCCACTGTTTTGCCCAGAATGTTATTAAGCTTCTTAACAGGGGATCAAACTTTGTCAGTGGCTGGTTGTATGACACAGTTTTATTTATGTGCCTCTTTTGTGAGTTCAGAATGCTGTCTCTTTGCCATGATGTCTTATGATCGCTATTTGGCCATATGCAAACCCTTGCGCTACACAACTCTTATGAATGGCAGGTTATGCTTCCAACTGGCAGCTGGGTCTTGGGTTAATGGATTCATGATTATGTCAGTATTGTTATTCCTGATGTTAAGATTGACATTCTGTGGTCCTAATGTAATTGACCATTTTTTCTGTGATCTTACCCCACTCATGAAACTTGCCTGCAGTGATATTCACAAAATGGAACTTGCAAATTACATAACTGCATCTTTACTCACTTTGCCTCCATTCGTATTAACGATAACATCTTATATTTTCATCATCATCACGATTATGAAGATTCCATCCACCACTGGAAGAAAGAAGGCTTTCTCTACCTGCTCCTCCCACCTTATTGCGGTAACTATTTTCTATGGGACCATCATTATTGTTTATGTGCTCCCAAAGACCGCCACCCTTAGAGAACTGAACAAAGTCTTCTCCGTGT TACACTTTTCTGACTCCCCTTGTTAA
- the LOC130490739 gene encoding olfactory receptor 10A7-like, with translation MKKIISPTPTNLTGVAEFVLLGLTNHPDLQVLLFIAFLLVYTVIMVGNMLIFFLILVDPSLQTPMYFFLKVLSFLDVCYSSVTLPKMLVNFLSEDKRISYIGCAAQMFFLLFLGASECFLLAAMAYDRYVAICKPLMYMAIMNEKVCFSLTVLSWFLGNLVSLVQTVWVFTLPFCGSKINYFFCDIPPLIKLSCIDTSSYEMQLFTATILVILTPFSLILVSYILIISNILKMATVEGRQKAFSTCSSHLLVVTLYYGSGSLIYLKPKSIYSQDSNKVLALMYTTITPMLNPMIYSLRNKEISEAMKRMVNKAMNKKILFHGT, from the coding sequence ATGAAGAAAATCATTTCACCAACGCCAACCAACCTTACTGGAGTGGCTGAATTTGTCCTATTGGGTTTAACCAATCACCCTGACCTGCAGGTGCTGTTGTTCATTGCATTTCTCTTGGTTTACACAGTCATAATGGTGGGCAATATGCTAATTTTCTTTTTGATTCTTGTTGACCCATCTCTTCAGACACCAATGTATTTCTTTCTCAAGGTCCTCTCCTTTTTGGATGTCTGCTATTCTTCAGTCAccctccccaaaatgctggtGAATTTCCTGTCTGAAGACAAGAGAATTTCCTATATTGGCTGTGCTGCCCAAATGTTCTTCCTGCTTTTCTTAGGGGCTTCAGAATGCTTCCTCTTGGCAGCTATGGCCTATGACCGCTATGTAGCCATATGCAAACCACTGATGTACATGGCCATCATGAATGAGAAAGTTTGCTTTTCATTAACAGTCCTGTCATGGTTCTTGGGCAATTTGGTGTCTCTGGTTCAGACAGTTTGGGTTTTTACCTTGCCATTCTGTGGATCAAAAATCAATTACTTTTTCTGTGATATTCCACCCCTCATTAAGCTTTCTTGCATTGACACTTCTTCATATGAGATGCAGCTTTTTACAGCAACAATCCTAGTTATTTTGACCCCCTTTTCCCTCATCCTTGTCTCTTACATTCTGATCATTTCCAACATTCTGAAGATGGCAACAGTGGAAGGCCGTCAGAAAGCCTTCTCCACTTGCTCTTCACACCTCCTGGTGGTGACTTTGTACTACGGGAGTGGCAGTctgatctatttaaagcccaAATCCATTTATTCACAGGACAGTAACAAAGTGTTGGCTTTGATGTACACTACCATAACACCCATGTTGAACCCAATGATCTACAGCCTAAGGAACAAAGAGATCAGTGAGGCAATGAAGAGGATGGTGAACAAGGCAATGAACAAAAAAATACTTTTCCATGGGACATAG